ATGCAGAGATTTAAAAATTATACGAAAGTCTCTGCATAATGATATACATATGGTAAATTAAGAAATCTATACAAAGAAAGGAATTCATAATATGAGGAATGAAATATTGGAAATTCAGACTGATAAATATGCCCAATTTACAAACGAATTAATGAGGTCAAAATCACATTCGCTTATAGCAGGGATATTTGATTTTTATGTTTTAGGTACAGTACTTAATATAGTAATAGCATTAATATCAAGTATTTTGGAAATTTATATTTATGATTGTATTTCATTAATAAGTATAGTTTTACTTTTTTTAGTCAGCATATTAGGAATAGTTCTCTATTATGCAATTTTTTCTAAAAAAATATTGTGGCTTAGTCCTGGTGAAAAGATGGCTGGTAGAAGAATAATAGAAAGTAAGAAAGAATGGATTAATCCATATAGATGTAATAGATGGGCTTTATTTACGATAATGATTATATCTATAATTATTATAGGCAATGAATTAGGAGAAAATATTTATCCAATTCAAACTGTTATATCAAAGACTTTAAGTATAACTCTACAAATATATGGTTTGATTTTATTAGGAAAAGGCAAATTGAAAGGTGCAATTATATTTATTATTATTAATTTACTTGGATTTATAGCAAGTTTATCTTATCAATATTTCACTGTATATTCTAAATATCTAACAATTTATTTCGGGATTTTACTAATATTGTACTGTGTGGTAACTATTTCATATTATTTTGGAAGAAAAAAGAGTAAGAGATAATTTACTTTTGAAGTATTAGTTTGTTATGTAGGTATAAATTCTTGAAATCATGCTTTCAAAGAAACAATAGATATTTCCTAGTAACTATATTAGTAGTTTTTACAAATAATATAATGTGAAAAACTAAGTTGCTTTAATAAATATAAACATAGAGTTTTGTAATTAACTAAGTATTATTATGTAAAGGAGGAAGTTTTGTTATGAAGTACTTATCTAAAGGTATAATAGCCATGATTATTTTCTATATTTTTAACATATTCATATTCCCAATAATTGGTCAAATTATTTTTGTGGGAGATGGATTTACAATATCATACCACATGTTTACATATACTGGTTTAATAACGTTGTGTGGAATTATTATAGTATGTACTTATATAATTATTGAAAAGTTGAATGAGATTAAGAATCTGATTAGCAAGTCGGATACTTAGAACTAACAAATGGAGATTTAAAGTTAGGCGACATGCTTCATGATTACAAAGATTATCTACAGAGTGAAGTTCGGGAAAATGATATAGATAGTTCACATAAATAAGAGGTGAAGATTAGTTGGGAGTTAGTATATGGAGAAAACCTGTAATTGATCCAAAAGAACTGCCATTATCGGAGGAAATAAAATTAATATCTATTGATGGCTATCCACATGCGGGGAATGATGTATTTGAATGTACAGGGATGGAGCACGGAGAAAAAATCAAATTCTTTTTAAAAGTTAGTCGTCAACTAGATTCAGATATAAGAAATGAAGTAAAGATACTAGAAGTATTAAAAAATACAAATATTCCAGTACCTCAAGTAATAGATAGTAACATAGAATATAGCTTTCCCTTTATAGCAACATTGAGTATTGAAGGTGAAAGATTATCCACAATATTATATGCATTTGAGAAGAAAGAACGTTTAGTGAAGTCGTTAAATTATATGCCAGTATTTGGAGCAAGCCTTTCTAAAATACATCAATTAGACATCAAGTGGGAACAGGTTAAGAAGAGAAAGTTTCATGAACTTCCTAGTAAAGAATTTTATGAGAAATATGAATTGATTGAAGCTTATAGTTGGTTAAAAGAAAATGAACCTATAAATAAAGATTTAACTTTTATTCATGGAGATCATCATTATGCAAACTTATTATGGTGTAATGGTGAGTTAAAAGCAGTATTGGACTGGGAACTATGTGGTTTAGGTTGGAAAGAGTTCGATATTGCATGGGCATGTATTTTAAGACCATCTCAGAATTTTATGAAATCTGCTGAGGAGCAAGAAGCGTTTTTAGAAGGATATCGTTCTCGGGGTTCATATGATAGAAACTCTTTCAATTACTGTAAAGTGCTTATCTATTCATATTTTTACGAAATAGGTCTTAAAATAAAAGATCAAGAATATACAGAAGAAGTTAGAAAAGAGATAATGAAAGAGATAAGAGGGTAAATATATCATTAAATTACCATTAAATTGGATAAATAGATTATCAAATTTAGCTTGGCTTTGCAATAATACGCATTTAGGTATAAAAAGAATAATTTATAATAGTGTAGTTTTACATACTAATTTAAGGAAATGTAACAAATATTATAAATCAATTTCTTAATATCAAAAATAGAAATATAATTTAAAAATAAAATAAGGGGCTTTATAATGAATTCAAAACTCATAGACATTGGAACAACTAAATTAGAAGTATATACATATGGAAAGAAGGGTCCCGTTGTAGTTATTGAAACTGGAATGGGAAGTTCATTTTATGATTGGAATATTATAGCATCAAAATTATCAGAAAAGACAAGAGTGCTAATGTACCATAGAGAGGGATATGGAAATAGCCAACTTACTCAAGAGCCATGTACAAGTAAAAGAATTGCAGAAAATTTGAATTTACTATTGGAAAAAGAGAAAATCAATGAACCTATAATAATAGTAGGACATTCTTTTGGCGGACTATGTGCTTTACATTTTACTAAATTATATCCTGCTAAAATGGCTGGATTGGTATTAGTAGATTCTAGCCCAGTTGAAATATATAAAATAGAAGAACTAAAACGTACTTTACCATCAATTCAGTCAAAGTATCCTACAATTAACACACTTTTGAGGTTTAAAAATTATGGTGATTTAAAACAACATGAAATTGTAACACAAGTTAATCCAAAATTATCACCTAAACAATTGGAGTTTACAGATAAAATACAGGATAAAATTAAAGAATTTTTAACTAATCCTAATTTATATAGGGCGGAAGCATCTGAATTTGAAAATATGATTGATAGTGGAAAAGAGATTGAAAAATTAAATGAATTGCTAAACATTCCTATGAAAGTATTAGGAAGAGATGGAGAAATTGAAATTGCAAATTTGACAAATGCAGGAATATTAGAAAATGAGGCAATTATTTTCGAGGATTTAATTCAAAAATTGAACAGGTCAAAAACAGCATACTCAGATAAAGGAGAATTTATTTTAGTAAAAGGAGCAGGGCATAATATCCATCTTGAACGTCCAGACATAGTTATTAAGGCTATTGAGGAACTACTAGAATAGAAGTATAAATATTATATTTTGAGAGAAGTTGCATTCACAATATTTTTATATTAAAACCCGTATATGGAAGGAAATTATGAGGAATAACCTTACGTTCAAAGCAATAAGGGATAAATTTCAGAGCAGTTTTTATAGTCTTAAAAACAGTATTAGTTAAATAAAAGTGATTATAATAGTTGGGTGAATTCAAAAGGGAGTGAATAATCAATGTTACCAAAATTATATTATGAAATTATAAATAATGAAGAGATTAAAATAAATTTGGAAGAAAAATTTGATTTTATTATAATAGAGAATTCTACTACAGATGAATATATGTTTTATTCTAAAGAAAAACTTACAATATTCGCAACAGATGGGACTGGAGGAGTTTATGCCACTATTGGAGATGGAGATGATTTAGATAAATTGCCAATAGCATTTATTAGCTCAGAAGGTCAAGCTGGAAAAATTGCTAAATCATTTAATGAGTTAATTGCTCTTATTATTTATTATCCATTCTGGAAAGATATATTAAAGTTTTCTGGTAATGGAGATTTAAAACAGATGAGAAAATCTATTACTTATTTAGAAGAGGAGAGAATAGAGTTTGTTTCTGATTTTAAAAAGGTGCAAAAAAATATCAGTATTGAATTAAGGATTATAAAAAAAGATAATTTAATAGAAAATCTTCATAAAGAGGTTATGGAGAAACCATATTTTACAGTATACTCTATTGAAGATAATAACACTTCGGATACTTTGATAGGTTCTAATATATTTTAATGGTTTTAAGTATAATGAAATGACAGAATAACATCACCCAGTGGGGACAGGTACTTTTGGGTGAATAAAAAAGATTTTGTAAAAATTATAAAGGTGTATATATGATATTAATAGATTTAGGTATAATAAAACTTCATTATTATTGACAAAAATTATTAATACTCAGTTAAGCACCTTTTTGCTAATAACACTAAATAAATATACATATAAACTATGAAATTGCAATATATTTCATGGTTTTACTTTTTTGCAAAATATAATATAGAAATATAAGAGATAAAAGGTTTTTAAAGATAAATATCGAAATGTTATAAGAGTGTTGGATATGGGAAGTTACATAAATGTGTTTACAGAAAAAATCGTATGAAAAGCTTTTGTATATACTGAAATTTAGATAAATCATTGATTACAAAATATGAAATTTACTCAAATGTATATTACATTATTTTACTATTGCAAT
This portion of the Abyssisolibacter fermentans genome encodes:
- a CDS encoding aminoglycoside phosphotransferase family protein, with the protein product MGVSIWRKPVIDPKELPLSEEIKLISIDGYPHAGNDVFECTGMEHGEKIKFFLKVSRQLDSDIRNEVKILEVLKNTNIPVPQVIDSNIEYSFPFIATLSIEGERLSTILYAFEKKERLVKSLNYMPVFGASLSKIHQLDIKWEQVKKRKFHELPSKEFYEKYELIEAYSWLKENEPINKDLTFIHGDHHYANLLWCNGELKAVLDWELCGLGWKEFDIAWACILRPSQNFMKSAEEQEAFLEGYRSRGSYDRNSFNYCKVLIYSYFYEIGLKIKDQEYTEEVRKEIMKEIRG
- a CDS encoding alpha/beta fold hydrolase, which gives rise to MNSKLIDIGTTKLEVYTYGKKGPVVVIETGMGSSFYDWNIIASKLSEKTRVLMYHREGYGNSQLTQEPCTSKRIAENLNLLLEKEKINEPIIIVGHSFGGLCALHFTKLYPAKMAGLVLVDSSPVEIYKIEELKRTLPSIQSKYPTINTLLRFKNYGDLKQHEIVTQVNPKLSPKQLEFTDKIQDKIKEFLTNPNLYRAEASEFENMIDSGKEIEKLNELLNIPMKVLGRDGEIEIANLTNAGILENEAIIFEDLIQKLNRSKTAYSDKGEFILVKGAGHNIHLERPDIVIKAIEELLE